The sequence AATTGTGGTGCAGTGGTACGTTATTCATACATTATCAGGCTCAGAAAAGCGTGTAAAGCAACTGATTCTTGATCAAATTGCCAAGCAAGGTATGTCGGAATTTTTTGAAGATATCGTGGTTCCGGTTATTGAAGTACCTGAAGTTAAGCGTGGTAAGAACGTTAAGACTGAAAAGAAATTTATGCCTGGTTATATTTTGATTAAAATGAAAATGACAGATGATACTTGGCATTTGGTAAAAAGTGTCACTAAAGTTACAGGATTTTTGGGTAGTAAAAGTATACCACAAGCTCTTAGTGAAAAAGAAGTACAAAATATTTTTAGCAAGCTTGAATCTGAAACTAAAGATGCTAGGGTTTCAAAATTATATGAAATTGGTGAAGCGATAATTGTTACTGACGGTCCATTTGAGACTTTCACAGGAGTTATAGAAGAAATTGATTATGACAAAAATAAATTGCGTGTGTCTATATCTATTTTTGGTAAAGCAACTCCTATAGAATTAAA comes from Candidatus Tisiphia endosymbiont of Sialis lutaria and encodes:
- the nusG gene encoding transcription termination/antitermination protein NusG yields the protein MGLGKIVVQWYVIHTLSGSEKRVKQLILDQIAKQGMSEFFEDIVVPVIEVPEVKRGKNVKTEKKFMPGYILIKMKMTDDTWHLVKSVTKVTGFLGSKSIPQALSEKEVQNIFSKLESETKDARVSKLYEIGEAIIVTDGPFETFTGVIEEIDYDKNKLRVSISIFGKATPIELNFTQVRKNS